Within the Populus trichocarpa isolate Nisqually-1 chromosome 14, P.trichocarpa_v4.1, whole genome shotgun sequence genome, the region cGCAAACGAAAATAATCTTACAATGAAATGTAGTTTGGAACATTAAAAACATGTTCCTCAaatatttaaaagcaaaaaaaaataaaaaaatttcaaatatttttaaaacacaaacatattcatgagcattttaaaacatgttccACTAGTATCAAGGATTCAAATCATGTACTTGAGGGTTTAGTTCAGTGGTCAACATGTGAGGCTTGTCTTGCTCCCGTCTCGAGTTCGACCCTTCATATACATGTCTGTCATCCCCGCGGTACCTTACctgtctactgggcttgcaAGATGTTCAGTAGACTCGGGGAATAGTTgtggtgcacgcaagctggtccgaataccccgggttataaaaaaaaaaattcaaatcatattcGTTCCAGAGGAGGCCTAGCTTGCTCCTTGCCGCTAGACCCAACCCTAGGTGGTAACGCTTCCTTTTTTATTGACCTTTAAATTGACTTATTGAAAATCTGACTAATCTCAAGGAAATATCAAGCCCACTCGATGAGAAAGATATGGTTTGGTCAAAacaaatgaattattattattacccaTGAAGTCATATGGACCCCACACGTTTGCAATTCAATGCCCTCGTGCCACCCACGTCTTTAGGATACAAAATGTTTCGTCCCTCCAATGTACGTCATTAGCCCCTCTCGTCGCATCATCTGCcgtcacaaaaaataaattatatgcaaAGACTAATCCATGTGAGCGAGATTTTAACATTTTCCTTTTACATTTTAGTGGCCacgagagtttttttttttttttttttttttttttttttctggttttacaaatacaaaataataaataaatatatgaaccATTAAATGGATAGAATCCATCGGTAACTTCgacatttaactttttttttaataaaaaaaagaattaatttcaatttaaaccGAGACGAATCCAAATTCTCTTCCTTAAttgggtttttattgttttattgtcttctttaaaattttaaacgaTTATCAATATTCTCTTTTAggttattcaaataaaaaataaaatttttcttgttcttgaatttttaaaatttgatcaaataaaaaaaatattttaaaataatttaaagagatTAGATCTTCtattcttgttaaaaaaaaattaatgataccatgtacattatttatatttaaaaataaagaaataaaaatgcttGGTATTAAAAGAAAACCGACTTCTAAACTTTTATATCTCTATGATGGTATAATCATCAGCTAATAAtgtaacaatatatttaataaaactgaTTAATATTGACAATCAAATGTCATGAGTGCTTGACCCGTGATAGaatagaatatttatttattaatttattaatgggTTCCGTGGTTTAAACTTTATCTCTGCATATAATTTTCAGcttggtatatatattattttatttatttatgtttttaattataaatgatttGCATTTGCCTCGAACCCCGTGAGAGTAAATTGAAATTAACTCTTAAGAATAGGTTTACAAGTAGGCTAATCACATAAATATTACACTTTAATTTCACATacatacatttaattaaaatgtatcTCCAGCAAATTCATATCGAAATCaagatttaagatatttttgtaaaatcacGAAATCATGCTATTTAACTAGTGAAGTCACTAAAGCATTAGGGAAACATCACTGTCATTTTATGCgaggattaaaaattaatattttagccagttaatttttttatttaaattaatattttttgatacgtggattaaaaattaaaatcttgtaattgtttttatcttttacataATACTTTAATTACATAAAGCGAGGATTAGCGTGTCTTTTGTAAGCcaagaaaacaagtaaaatcaCTACGATGATTAGCGAAAAACAAATCCTGACCGCCAGATCCTGTATCATAGGATTCGTTAGAAAGGGAAAGCTCGGTACGCTTTGAATCACGAGGCACCGGTAACGGCTATGACTTTTCTACAAAGCTGTGGGCCCAGGAAAATCTTCTAGCTGTCAGCCCACCCCCCGTCGGTGTATGTATTTTTCCTTTCCCATTCTTGGTCACTTCCTTCCAGTTATATATTCATCTCGGAAAGAGAATATTGTACTGTAGCAGACGGAATGGGATTTGGagtggaaaatatatatatatatatatataaacaatactACCGTGTGTTTCCGAAAGCAAGTAGTTTGGCACGTGCGAAGAAAGTGAGCAGCAGAATCTGGAAAGAAACCACAGCCGCTGATCATGGGCAGGCATCTGTGCAAGAAATTGACGGTCCGAACTAAAGTTTCAAAACATCCTCTTTTCATGCTGGTGATCTGGCCGTTGCTTCAGGACACCATATTCCGAGAATAATAGTTAGCATAATCCTTTCATTTGCCTACgatatttcctttttattcagAGAAGAACACTTGATCATTGTATTCCAGTTCCAGGTGCttcattattatttacaatacTGTAACTGATTTAAACTATacacaataaataaaactaaaatcaagTCTTTTAAAAGGATTATCTCATCTTATACTAAAAGaacacttttgtttttaatgaaggGCATGGCACCAATATTTTAAACACGGTAAAAAAcagcaaccaaaaaaaaaataaagtcagcACAACAAGCAACGTTAATTTGAATGTTTgtggtaatttttgtttttagatatacttgaaaagtatattttatttaaaacatattgatgctttttaaagaattttatttattggtgtcaaaaataaaataaaattttaatttttttaatatatttttaaacaaaaaatatttttaaaaaatatcattcaacaCGTAATAATCGCACATCAGATTTGTtaattagagaaagaaaaaagagcccACAACATTTCTCTTAAAGGGAAAAGTAAATTCCTCCACGGAGTGATGAGAAAAACTGAAATTGGAGCACTCGCCCAATAACTGGCTTCcactttattttctattttgtcgGTAATTCACAAACCTCCATTTAAATACACAACCGTGTGGACTTTCCAACACTCATCAAAAGGCGGAGCCACCCAAGTCATAACCCAGCCCAACCCAGTCCAATCCAACCCAACCAAACCCCACGTAACCCTTTGACATTTACCAAGTCAACcccaaaaaaccaaaactggTTTTCAGCTTgtctaaagagaaaaaaaaagaaaggaaaggacaAGATAAACATTGAGATGCCAAATTgccatactctctctctctttcgctatatattattgtttcccTACTCATTACAGCCCCtaacctctctctctttctcttaaaaAGTCAGCGCCTTCTTTTGTCTCCTCCCTATAACATCAGTTGCAGAAGGAAGGTACAGATTCACAGACCTTGTCTCTGTAGCCATGGAGGATATTGATTGGGATCTTCATGCTGTGGTCCGAGGCTgcaccacctccacctccaccacttctaccaccaccaccaccatcaacagcaacagcaacagcactGCTAGTGGCTATAGATCAGATTATTATCCTCAATATTCTTGCTTTTCTGGTTTTGGAAGTGAGCAAGTTGGCCATCTTTTCTCTCATCCAGATCCCTTTGAAACAAGAAATGCTATTGGAGAATTGCATGAGCTTTACAAGCCATTCTTTCCCAAATCTCAGCAGCCCATTTATTCTCCACAAGCCTGCACAcccctctcttctttttcttcttttaccaGTTTTACCAAGGAACAGCcacagcaacaacaaaaacagtCACAGCCTAAGCAGTCTCAAACTGGTTCTGTGACTAGTAGTGCAAATTCTCATACACCTCGATCCAAAAGAAGGTAAATCTGCTAACTTCTCACTTACAGCAAGGAAAAGAATTTGATTTGGTAGATAATCATCAAAGAAAGACAAACTCTTTCGCTAATAAATActtcatttgtgtttttttgttttgtcacAGAAAGAACCAGTTAAAGAAAGTATGCCAAGTTCCAGCTGAGGCTCTCTCTTCAGATGTGTGGGCATGGCGAAAATATGGGCAGAAGCCTATCAAAGGCTCTCCTTATCCAAGGTAACAACATATTATGCATCCATCTTGAATTTAATCAAAGCCCGCCTTTTATTTTGGTATTCTCGGTTTGGTATCAAGTCaaaacttgtaaattttctctttctaattGATTAAACTCTGGTTTGTTCAATGAATAACAGGGGCTATTACAGATGCAGCAGCTCAAAAGGGTGTTTGGCCCGGAAACAAGTGGAAAGAAACAGATCCGACCCAGGAATGTTCATAGTGACCTACACAGCAGAGCACAACCACCCTGCTCCTACTCACAGAAACTCTCTAGCAGGCAGCACCCGTCAGAAGACCTCAACACCTCAAACTGGCAAAGCTAATGATTCTAGCAAACCATCATCACCAGCCAAACCCACTTGCTCATCTCCAGCAACTTCTCTGGAAGATGAGCTATTAGCTCGAAGTACTTCAAACACGGAATTAAGCAGAGAAGAGAAAGATATAAcggaagatgatgatgaagatgagatTGGTGGGTTCTCAGATATAGCTGTTAGTGACGATTTCTTTGCGGGTTTAGAGGAGTTTGTTGGTCCTGCCACCGGAGATTACTTCCCTGATCATTTTCCAGCAAGTTTTGGTCAGCCCTGGCTTGCTAACAATGCTGCCACGGCAGCCGAAAGTATTTGACATTAGTTGAGAATGGCATCTCTGACATCGGTCttatgcttttcttttattttctttgctttttttcttttcggttACTTGTATCATTTTGCTAGAAGTAGAATCTCAAAGGCATCAATGCCTTGTGCCTGTGAAGTGAATGCTGCGGGTGAAAAGTAAAGAGTTTATTCCTTTTGTTGATCTTTAGACTGTTAGTAAATTAGTCTATTCATTTATCCGCCTTTTGCTTTTGCTATGTCAAGGCATTTAATTATTTACGAGGGTGAGAAATTTGTTGGAGATGAATTCTTGTTAATTGTCGGGTTATTACTGGCAAATCTCATGTTTGGAAgagataaagataaagatatcCGTGGCCTCTGGGTGTCTTACCCTAGCCCCATGGCATATTGCCTCTTCAATTGAATCAGGCAGCATCCACAATACGTGTACGGCAGCCTCGAGGACTTGGACATACACAGTTGACATCTGTTTGGTTTCTCAGGGAGATCCAAATCATGgccataaaaagtaaaatgagtACTAAAATTTCTCGATGAGGTGGTTATTTTGACAACTTTCCAACCGACAGATTTTCGCAGAGTCGGGCCAAacgagaaaaacaaataaatgacaGTTAATTGGATTAAAACATTGTGCTTAACTGAAAAGTTGGACATACCATTGGTCTTGGAGTTCAACTGGCTTATAGGATGTCATAAGATTCATGATCCTCTTCCATCTCATTATTTTCCAATGGATTCGTTCACGCCACTAGCTCACTCGGCTCCTAAACAGAAGCCAGCCCTTCTCCGGTTGCTAACACAGGTCAAGatcataaaaagattaaaaaatctcCTTTCAGACATGTTTCACCAGATGACTGTCCGGCAAAACAGTTCAACCATGCAAATCACTTACCCTGGCAAGACATACTAAGCTATGCTAAgcttattataattttagaatCAATTTTAGCACGAAATTCAACCCTTTGTCTAGAGATTCAACAGTGGATGACTTTCAGCAAGCAAATATCAAAATGCAATTTAACTGTGACAAGCATCGCAATTATACCAATCTCCCCTTTCCCATTGTTCAAAATGAGAGGAAGGAATCCACCATCAATTGGATGGTGTTGTGGGACTAGCACGCTCGTATTGATACACCTCAGGAGAATGTGGTTCTCTAGAACAAGTCCGGCTAGAAGCCCCAACAAATAGAGCAACATGGAGAGAGAAACCATTACAGACAGAAAACTGGACTCTCCTAAACATTGCTAACTTATCGGGACAGCACACATGTTTTCAGGAATCACGACCTAGAAGAAGCCTTTTGTGCAGTGGAACTAGAAACCTCACATCCCGCAACAAATTTTTTCAACCTCTCTATTTCACCAACTGCAGAGAGCCACTCTGTGAGGATCTCCATGGTTATATAATCAGGATTACAAGCATGCTCGATCATTCTATCCATGAATTCAAAGACTTTTTCCAAATCTTTCTCGTCTCTAAGGCCTTTGAATATAGCATTGTATGTGGTGGTATTTGGCGTCACCCCCCAAATTTTCATATCTTCCATCAAGGAAACAGCAGATTTCACTTTATTATTCTTGCACAAAGAGTTGATTAGGATGTTGTATATCACAGTGTTTGGTGGAACCTTCGATGCAGCTTTCATGTCTTTGAAAATCTCCATGGcttcatttccatttccatttaaGCAATATGCATTTATTACAGCACCATATGTAGCAACAGTGGGCACCACACCGGCCTTGATCATCTTTCTCATCACTTTCTGAGCAAACTTTAAATCCCCATTTTTGCTGGCATAAGCAATCAAAGTGTTATATGTGATAGTATCGGGTTTCAATCCAGCTTCCTCCATTTCCTTGAGCATCTCAAAAACTCTATGAAACTTGTTCGTCCTACAAAACCCACCAATCAAAGTATTATAGCACACTGTATCAGGGCGGATCCCAagctttttcaactctgccaagaCAAAACTGGCATCAGCCATCCTTCCAGCTTGGCTAAAACCAGAGATCAAGGTGTAGTAGACAATTGCATCTGGAGAGCATCCACTTTTCAACATTTCATTGAAGAGTTCCATTGCCTTCTCAAAATTGTTCACATTACAGAAAGCATTGATCAAAGCTGTATACGTAACAGCATCACCTTTCATACCTCTCCTTTGCGCCTCAACAAAGAAGTTAACTGCACTACTGACTCTCCCAGTTCTACACATGCCACCAACCAAAGTATTAACCGTGACGACATTTGGTGCAACACCCTCTTTATTCATCTCATCAAACAGCTCCTTTCCCTTCTCTATCTCACCAGCTTTACAAAACCCATCGATCAAGCAATTGTATGTAATGGTATCAGGAGCGCACCCCTTCTGTGATCTCATTCTTTCCATCAAACCCAATCCTTCTTGTTGCCTTCCAACTTTACAAAGTCCATCAATCAACgtattataaataacaacatcCGGTTCAACCGAAACACTTATGCCACCACTCTCTTTACCACCACTCATCTTTTCAAGAACCTCCAACGCATCATCGACTCTCCTAAACTTGCACATATGATTAATAAGAATCCCAAAAGTAACAACATTCGGCTGAATATCCATTTCCACCATCTTTTCCATTAGTTCATTCATTCTATTAAAATTGCCCTCTCTTGCTAATCCTGTCAATAATGAATTGCAAGCAGCAGATTCCAAAACAGCCCCTAGTTTTATCATTTCAGTAAAAAGATCCCAACCTCTATTAGTCTTCCGATTCCGACACAGCCTGGTAATCAATCGACCCATCCAAAACGAACTAATAAGAACCCCATGCTCGCCGAACTTCAACACCAGATTAACAATCTCATCTTCACTCAAAAGttcttcatttctttctctcttcaacAAAAACGAAAACAGAATATCCCCTGTAGCATCGTTGGGACGACAATTAGAGTCGTCATTTGACTCAAACATTTCATCGATCACCTTCAATGCATCTTTAACACGCCCGGACCTCAACAAAATACTGAGCCAAACATTACGAAGATAGGTGTTTTTAACAGATGGGTCAAGATCATTGAAGAGAATGAGAGATTCCTCCACCAACTCACTCCTTCCAGAGGCGCGAAGGAGAAACGACGCAGCATTGACGGTGAGAGGAATATTCAACTCTTTCGAGGTTTTGTAAAGCCGGGATAGGTTAGCATTTGAATCGGGTTCACAAAAAGCGAGCTCGAAAATGGCCTGGAAAGTATAGGAGAGTAGAGATTGGGTGTCTGGTGAAGAAGGGGAGTTATTTTGGAGGTAATTGAGGAACTTGAGGGCTTGAGAAGAGGAAGGTAAGCGGCGGGTGATTTGATAGAAAAGGCGAGGAGAAGAGGAGGAAGGAGGGGAGTCGGTGAAGAGGAGTTGATTGAGTTGAGTGGTGTTCCATTCATTT harbors:
- the LOC7496995 gene encoding WRKY transcription factor 22, giving the protein MEDIDWDLHAVVRGCTTSTSTTSTTTTTINSNSNSTASGYRSDYYPQYSCFSGFGSEQVGHLFSHPDPFETRNAIGELHELYKPFFPKSQQPIYSPQACTPLSSFSSFTSFTKEQPQQQQKQSQPKQSQTGSVTSSANSHTPRSKRRKNQLKKVCQVPAEALSSDVWAWRKYGQKPIKGSPYPRGYYRCSSSKGCLARKQVERNRSDPGMFIVTYTAEHNHPAPTHRNSLAGSTRQKTSTPQTGKANDSSKPSSPAKPTCSSPATSLEDELLARSTSNTELSREEKDITEDDDEDEIGGFSDIAVSDDFFAGLEEFVGPATGDYFPDHFPASFGQPWLANNAATAAESI
- the LOC7459898 gene encoding pentatricopeptide repeat-containing protein At5g28460, producing the protein MSTITVSASKHSNILRLLTSHTFLRRLSTEPPEPQPPPQPKTSNHNSIITEALQLLQIPGNEWNTTQLNQLLFTDSPPSSSSPRLFYQITRRLPSSSQALKFLNYLQNNSPSSPDTQSLLSYTFQAIFELAFCEPDSNANLSRLYKTSKELNIPLTVNAASFLLRASGRSELVEESLILFNDLDPSVKNTYLRNVWLSILLRSGRVKDALKVIDEMFESNDDSNCRPNDATGDILFSFLLKRERNEELLSEDEIVNLVLKFGEHGVLISSFWMGRLITRLCRNRKTNRGWDLFTEMIKLGAVLESAACNSLLTGLAREGNFNRMNELMEKMVEMDIQPNVVTFGILINHMCKFRRVDDALEVLEKMSGGKESGGISVSVEPDVVIYNTLIDGLCKVGRQQEGLGLMERMRSQKGCAPDTITYNCLIDGFCKAGEIEKGKELFDEMNKEGVAPNVVTVNTLVGGMCRTGRVSSAVNFFVEAQRRGMKGDAVTYTALINAFCNVNNFEKAMELFNEMLKSGCSPDAIVYYTLISGFSQAGRMADASFVLAELKKLGIRPDTVCYNTLIGGFCRTNKFHRVFEMLKEMEEAGLKPDTITYNTLIAYASKNGDLKFAQKVMRKMIKAGVVPTVATYGAVINAYCLNGNGNEAMEIFKDMKAASKVPPNTVIYNILINSLCKNNKVKSAVSLMEDMKIWGVTPNTTTYNAIFKGLRDEKDLEKVFEFMDRMIEHACNPDYITMEILTEWLSAVGEIERLKKFVAGCEVSSSTAQKASSRS